In Coregonus clupeaformis isolate EN_2021a chromosome 15, ASM2061545v1, whole genome shotgun sequence, one genomic interval encodes:
- the LOC121583376 gene encoding uncharacterized protein LOC121583376 isoform X3, producing the protein MAVPSVGGMSAQEVKTRRAEVKMTAGLVVHNVPLAFADHLGPLLKECFGDSKTAQEYRCARTKSSCITNEALAPYFTQELVKEMKMGVEKMNPLTVRVFMGSKVVHQFLNMCSTSGTRCGTASEIFTKINSTIEEHGIPWENCIGLSVDNGAVNIGPRNSIASRVLQKHPNTYIHGCPCHVAHNTAKAAGVGFFKVSGFDLEDMVVDIGYWFKGSTNRKGYLTDGEIRTQAMFQVYGSSSSAVP; encoded by the exons ATGGCCGTTCCATCTGTTGGGGGTATGTCTGCACAAGAGGTTAAG ACAAGAAGGGCTGAGGTCAAAATGACAGCTGGGTTGGTAGTTCACAACGTCCCCCTAGCCTTTGCGGACCACCTGGGGCCTCTCCTAAAAGAATGTTTCGGAGATTCAAAGACAGCGCAGGAGTACAGGTGTGCCAGGACTAAGTCATCCTGCATTACCAATGAAGCACTCGCACCATATTTCACACAGGAGCTTGTGAAGGAGATGAAAATGG GAGTGGAAAAGATGAACCCGCTTACTGTCCGGGTCTTCATGGGCAGCAAAGTTGTCCACCAGTTTTTAAATATGTGCTCAACAAGTGGGACGAGATGTGGGACAGCAAGTGAGATCTTCACCAAAATTAACTCCACCATAGAGGAGCATGGCATCCcttgggagaactgcattggtcTCTCAGTTGACAATGGAGCTGTGAACATTGGACCACGTAATTCCATTGCCTCTAGGGTGCTCCAGAAGCATCCCAACACCTATATTCATGGTTGTCCTTGTCATGTGGCACATAACACCGCCAAAGCTGCAGGAGTGGGATTTTTTAAA GTGTCCGGTTTTGATTTGGAGGATATGGTAGTGGACATCGGTTACTGGTTCAAGGGTAGCACAAATCGGAAAGGATACCTGACAG